A segment of the Acidobacteriota bacterium genome:
CAAAGGGTTCAGAGGGATATGTCCGACTCTCGGTCTTCTTCCGTTCTCTCCTGCCCCTTGCCTTCTGAATTCTGAATTCCACCCGCTCGTTCCCAGCGTTGAATTCCCCGAACCCTCCTGTTCGTGTGGTTCGTGGTTACAAAGTCCCCTTCAGGTCAGCAGTCCCGCGTCGAAGGGGTCGGGGATCAGGTCGAGCATGCGGTACTCCTTCCGGTCTCCCTTCAGGTTGGCCAGGATCACCGGGACATCCCCGCAGAACTCCCAGATGATCTGCCGGCAGGCCCCGCAGGGCGGGGTCAGCCGGTCGGTGTCCGCCGTGACGCAGATGGCCTTGAAACGGCGCTCCCCCTCGCTGACGGCCTTGAAGATGGCCACCCGCTCGGCGCAGACGGTCAGGCCGTAGGAGGCGTTCTCCACGTTGCACCCGGTGTAGATTTTCCCGCTCTCGGCCAGGAGCGCGGCCCCCACCTTGAACCTCGAGAAGGGGGCGAAGGCGTTCTCCCGGGCCTGGAGGGCGATCCGGACCAGTTCGTCCATGGCTCCCCCTACAGGCGCTCGACGATTCCGGCCAGGAGCTTGACGAAGTCCCGCTGGACCCGCGCCGTGGTCTCCATGACCTCCTCGTGGCTCAGCTTCTGGTTGAGGATGCCGGCGGCCATGTTGGTGATGCAGCTGATGGCCACCACCTTGACGCCCATCTGGTTGGCGGCGATGACCTCGGGCACGGTGGACATGCCCACGGCGTCCGCCCCCAGGGTCCGCAGCATGCGGATCTCCGCCGGCGTCTCGTAGGAAGGGCCCTGCAGGCCCACGTAAACCCCTTCCTTGAGGTCCATCCCCTGCCCTTTGGCCACGTCCCGGGCCAGGGCCCTCAGTTCGGGGTCGTAGGCGAAGGTCATGTCGGGGAACCGGGCCCCGAAGGCCTCCTCGTTCTTTCCTCGCAGCGGGTTGAACCCCATGAGGTTGAGGTGGTCGGAGATGAGCATGAGGACGCCGGAGGAGAAGTCGACGTTGATGCCGCCGGCGGCGTTGGTGACGACCAGGGACCTCACGCCCAACTGGCGCAGCACCCGGCACGGGAAGATGACGGACGTCGGGTCGTGCCCCTCGTAGTAGTGCACCCGCCCCTGCATCAGGGCCACCGTCTTCCCCTTCAGTCTGCCCAGGAAGAGTTTCCCCGCGTGGCCCGCCACGGAACTCACGGGGAAGTTCGGGATGTCGCCGAAGGGGATGACGACCGGGTTTTCGATCTGCTCGGCGAACGCCCCCAGCCCCGAGCCCAGGATCACCCCGACCTCGCAGGCCGAGGGAAACTTCCCGTGAATGTAATCGACCGCTTCTCTGATTTTCCCGATCATGGCGCAAACCTCCGTCAAGGAATGATGATCTGTAATTACCACACCCGGCGGGCTCCCGCAACAAAAACCTCCGGGGAGCCATACCGGGATGTCTCTGGAACAGTCTCTCGCCAAGGCGCCAAGGCGCAAAGCCTCGCGAAGGGGCCTGGAACCGGTAATACGGATTCTCTCTGCAAGGCTTCGAGACTTTGCGATTTTGCGTGAGACAGGAATTGACGACATCCGCCCGTTTTCAGCAAGAACTGCCCGGGAACGGACTTGGCCACCGCTCGAGTACTCCTGATTCCCTCGAAGAGCACTTTTCTGTTTCCCCTTCCCTCTCCCCGAATGTAAAATCCTCCTGCCGGACGATCAATGCCGGACACCGCTTTCAACGGGAGGCCCCCATGCGCGTACTCGCCGTCATCCCCGCCCGTCACGCGTCCTCCCGCCTCCCGGGAAAGCCGCTCCTGCCGCTGGCCGGAAAACCCGTCGTCCAGCACGTCTACGAGCGGGTGCGGTCCTGCGCGCGGGTGGACGCCACGGTCGTCGCCACCGACGACGTCCGGATCCGGGACGCGGTCTGGGCCTTCGGCGGCGAGGTGGTCATGACCGCCCCGGACCACCCCTCCGGCACCGACCGGGTGGCGGAAGTGGCCCGGGTGCTGCCGGCGGAGATCGTGGTCAACGTACAGGGGGACGAGCCGCTCATCCCGCCGGCCGTGATCGAGGCCGCCCTGGAGCCGTTCTTCGCTTCGGAAGCGGTCCGGGTCACCACCCTCGCCGCCCCGTTCACCGACGTCGCCGATTTTCTGAACCCCAACTGCGTCAAGGTGGTGGTGGACACCCGCGGGGACGCCCTCTACTTCTCCCGCCTGCCCATCCCCTACGTGCGCCCCGAGTCGGGGACCCTGACCCTGGCCGCCTACGGGGAGCGGACCCTCCTGCACCCGCCGTCCCCCCTCCCGGCCCTGCGCCACGGCGGGCTCTACGCCTACCGGAACGCCGACCTGCAGGAACTGGTCCGGGTCCCGCCCTCGCCCCTCGAGCGGGCCGAGCGGCTGGAACAGCTCCGGATCCTGGAAAACGGCGGGAAGATCCGCGTGGTCACCGTCGACCGCCTGACGCCCGGCATCGACACCCCCGACGACTACCGGGCCTTGCAAACCCTGCTGGAAACGTCCTGACGATCTTTGGCTTCGTTGTTGTTCCCGCGCGTTTTACATCTCCTGCGGATGGCGGCGAGGCAGGACTCGGGCAAGCCGGTCTTGCCGTTCTGATTTCCGGGTATGCAGCATGTGATTCCGTGACCCTGCGCCTCTGCGAGACCGGAATCCGGACGTGTTGCGGGGTCATCACCGGGCCGGGGCCCGCCGGCCCCGGCTTTCCCCCTCAGGCCCGGCCCGCGAACTCCCGGGTCTCCGTGTGCACCTTGATCTTCTCCCCTTCCTTGATGAACAGGGGGACGCGGACCTCCAGCCCGGTCTCGAGCCGGGCGAGCTTGGTGACGTTGCCGCTGGCCGTGTCGCCGCGGGTGCCCGGCTCGGTGTGGGTCACCGTCAGTTCCACGTGGGGCGGGAACTGGAGGCCGATGGGGTTGCCGTTGTACTTCTGGACCTGGATGACGAGACCTTCCACGATCAGGCCCTCGTCGCCGGCCAGGAGGTCTTCCCCCAGGCTCAGGGTCTCGAAGGTCTCCTGGTCCATGAAGTGGCAGCCTTCGCCGTCGGCGTAGAGGAAACTCGCGGGGACCATCACGAGGTCGGGTTCCCGGAACTTCTCGCCGGCCCGGAAGGTCTTGTCGAAAACGGCCCGGGTGATCAGGTTGCGCATTTTTACCCGCACCAGGGTCTGCCCCCCCCGGGCGGTGGGGGTGTTGATCTCGACGTCGAGGCACACGAAGGGGGCGTCCTCGAACTCGAAAAACGTGCGGCGCTTGAGGTCGATGGCTTCGATCAGGTTGGGCATGAAAACCTCTCGATGGGATTGGGCTCCCCGGGGAACGTCCCGCCGGGGTGGGGGAGCGGGCGGGGAGGCGGTCGCGCTCCCCCCGTCCCGGTCAAGGAATAGGGCAAGACGGCCGGGCTGTCAAGACGAAAGTGACCCTTCGTTCCGCCCTCGCCAGCGCAAGGGCGTGTTTTTCTTTCTGTAGAACCCGGACGATCCGTGTTCATCCGTGTTCATCCGTGTTCATCCGTGGTTCTTTTCCGGTCCCGGGCCCCGGGCCGTCACGAATTCGTCACCCGGGGAGTTGCGGAAGCGCTCGAATTCCGATAGAATAGACCAAGAGAACAATCCAGGAAACACCGGCCGGAAAGCGGTGCCGGGCGAGGAGGGATCATGGCGGTTTCGAAAACGCGCGGAACGCGGTTGGGAGCGACGATCGGCGTGGTGGGCGTGGTGGGCCTGCTGGTGCTCGGGACGGGTTTCGTTCCGGCCCTGGAGCCCCCCGCCCCGGGGATGGCGGCGCAGTACCAGGCCGACGGCACGTGGGCCGGGCGGCTGGCGGAGGCTTACCGGCTCGGCAATCACCGTCCGGACGCGGCACGGATGGAACGCCTTCGTTATGACCTGCAGTACCGGTACCTGGAAAACGAGGGGTGGTCCGCGGCGCAGATCCAGTCGGTGCTGGCGCCGCCCCCGGCCTGGAGCGGCATCCCCACCACGGGCAACGTCAAGGTCCTGGTGCTGCTCATCGCCTTCTCCGACTACGCCCCCATCACCGGGGACACCCAGTCGGCCATCGACTCGCGGATCTTCGGCAGCGGGACCGGCGGTTACCCCCTGGAGAGCCTCAAGAACTACTACCAGCGGGCGTCCTACAGCCAGCTCACCTTCCAGGGGAACGTCCTGGGGTGGTACACCACGGCCTACGCCCGCTCCGCCGTCACCCAGACCGACACGGGGCGCGAGACGCTGATCAAGGAAGCCCTCAACTACTACGAAGGGGTGGGGCACGACTTCACCCAGTACGACAACGACGGCGACGGGGCCGTCGACTACTTCGCCGTGATCTGGACCGGCCCCCCGGGCGCCTGGGCCTCCTTCTGGTGGGGGTACCAAACTTCTTTCTGGGACACTTCCTACACCCTGGACGGCAAGACCCTCGGCAAGTACTCCTGGCAGTGGGAGTCCTACTACTACCCCTCCGGCGCCTTCTCCCCCCAGGTCCTCATCCACGAGACCGGGCACGCGCTGGGGCTGCCCGACTACTACGACTACGACACCACCGTAGGGCCCCAGGGCGGGGTGGGCGGCCTGGACATGATGGACGGCAACTGGGGCGACCACAACGCCTTCAGCAAGTACCTCCTGGGTTGGATCACGCCCACGGTCCTGGGCAGCGGGTCCACCACCAAGGCCCTCCGCTCCTCGGGGACCTACGGCGACGCCCTCCTGGTCATGCGGGGGGCTTCCGGCTCGACGCTCTTCGGCGAGTTCTTCCTGGTCCAGAGCCGGTTCCGGGAGGCCAACGATTCCACCTACCCCGCCGACGGGCTCCTGGTCTGGCACGTGGACGCCACCCTGGACGGCAGCGCGTGGGACTACCAGTACGACAACTCGTACACCTCCCACAAGCTGCTCCGCTTGATGGAAGCCGACGGGCTCGAGGAGATCGAGACCGGCGACGGCAACGCCGACGCCGGCGACTACTACACCTCCGGCCTCACCTTCGGTTTCGGCACCACGCCGAACAGCGCCGCCTACACGGGGCGGCCCACCGGCATCGTGGTGGACAACATCGCCAGCGGCACGCTCCAGATGTCGTGCCGGGCCACCCTCTACGCCGTCCCCACCGTCGCCGTAACCAACCCGACCGCCGAGCAGGTGGTCTCGGGGGTCGTGAACATCCAGGCGACCGTGGGCGAGATCACCAAGGCCCCCGACGTGATCGTGAAGGTCGAAGTCTTCGTCAACGGGGTCTCCCTCGGCCTGTGCCCCTCCCCGCCCTACCAGCTGCCGTGGGACACCACGCCCCTGCCCGCGGGGGCCTACACCCTCCGGGTCGAGGCGACGAACCACCACGGCGTCGTGGACTACGACGAGATCACGGTCTACGTCATCCGGTCGAGTGCCCAGGCGCTGGTCATGGACCTGGGCTCCGACAACGGGAGCGGCCGGGCCCTCGCCAACGCCCTGGCCCACCACAACATCCGGCCCGTCTTCGCCACGTCCGTCGGGGCGATCTCCGCGTCCACCTACCCCCTCGCGTTCCTCTGCCTGGGGTACACCCCCGGAAACTACGTCCTGACGCCCACCGACAGCACTCACCTGGTCAACTACCTCAACGCCGGCGGGCGGCTGTACCTCGAAGGCAGCCCCACCTGGGCCACCGACCCGCCGCTGCCCGTCCACGGCATGACGGGGATCACGGGCGTCGCCTCCTCCGCCGCCGACCTCGTCCTCATCCAGGCGCCCCAGGGGGTCTTCACCTCGGGGAACGCCTTCCCCCCGGTCGGGACGCAGGCCGCCGTGAGCCGTCTCCAGGTCACGTCGGGAGTCACCGACGCCGCCGTGATCTGGGCCAACATGTCCCCCTACTACTTCTGCGGGATCGCCCGGAACACGGGCGTCTACCGCACCATCGGCTGCTCGTGCGAGTTCGGCCTGATCCCCCCGCCCCTCCGCGACGGGATCATGCGGTCCTACCTCGACTTCCTCCGCCCCCGGACGGCCTTCGACTTCAACTTCAACGTCTACAGTGACATCCTGTGGCACAACACCACGTCCGGCGCGGTGTCAACCTGGCTGATGAACGCCTCGGGGGTGGCCGGCTCCGTGGGGATCCAGCCCCCGTCCGGACCTTACAGCGATGCGGCCTGGCAGGTGGTGGGCGTCGGCGACCTCGACGGGGACCGCAAGGGGGACCTCTTCTGGCGGAACACCACGACCGGGGCCATCGTGGTCTGGTTCGTGGACGAGAACGGCTACGCCGGGGAACTGAGCGTCGCCACCGTCGACACCACCTGGAGAATCGTGGGCGTGGGGGACGTGGACGGGGACGGCCGGGCCGACATCTACTGGCGCAACGACAACCTGGGGACCCTCTCCGTCTGGCTGATGACCCCGTCGGGTTACGCGGGGAGCCTCTTCGTGGGCGGCATCTCGGACCCCCTGTGGCAAGTGGTGGGGATCGCCGACGTGAACGGGGACGGGCGAAAGGACATCTTCTGGCGGCGGACCGACTCCGGGATCATGTCCGTGTGGCTCTGCGGCAGCAGCGGCATCACCTCGGACTTCTCGCCGGGGGCCGTGGGCACGTCCTGGAAGATCGTCGGCTTCGGCGACGCCGACGGCGACAACAAGGAAGACATCTTCTGGCGAAACGACACCTCGGGCACCATGTCCCTGTGGCTCCTCACCGAGGCGGGCCTGAAGCGCGACGTCTTCGTGGGGGGCCTCGGGGACCTGAGCTGGCAGGTGGTGGGGATCGGCGACTTCAACGGCGACAACCTGGCGGACGAGTTCTGGCGGAACCAGTCCACGGGGGACATGTCAATCTGGTTCTGCTCGGGGACCGGGATCACCGGCCAGATGTCCCCGGGTTCGGTGTCCGACATGACCTGGCAGACCCTCAACCACGTCAACCTCAACGCCGGCCTGGCGGGCGGCAAGCCCGGCGCCCCCGGCAAAGCCCTGCCGCCCTGGGCCCAGGTTATCAGGTAATCCCAGGGCCCGGTGTCCTGGTCGGACAAGCTGCGTCGATGGGGCATGAAGCTCGCCTTGAGAGTTCCTTCCGGGATATCTCTCTCACAGAGGCACGGCGATACGGTGAAGGCGAACGTTCATGGCCCTTGGCCGAATTCGAGGGCTAACCGTTTTCTTTTGCGAGCTTTGCGCCTTTGCGAGATCAGGGTCCGGACCGACTCTCGCCAAGGCACAAAGCTCGAAAAGGACGACCGCATCCGGGTTGGGGAGTGTTGGGCGCCCGTTGGCTCACAAGACGGGGTCGAATTCGAACCCGCTGATCCTGGAAGGTTCTTCTGGAAATAACCCGGCCCGTTTGAGTATAATCCCCGTTTCTCGCAGTCCCTTCCGAGGGGCGCGACAGATCATGAAGCGCAGACCGGCATGGATGCGGAAAACGAAAAAGCGTTGACGACCTGCACTGAGTTTCTCACCGCGGCGCAGCTCAAAGAAATCTGCCGTTTCCGGGGATTTGCCCCCCCGAAAAACGACAAGGCCGCCCTGGCCGCCTTCGTCGCTCCGCGCCTCCCGGGGACGGCCGGGGTGAAGGAAGCGATGGCCTCCCTGGACCGCAATTCCTTGCGGTTTCTCCACCTGCTGGCCGGGATGGCGCGCCGTCCCTCCCTGCGGGACATCCGGGGAGCCCTGATGAACGCTTTCGACCTGGCGTCGGGTTGGGACGACCGCGACAATTACTCCGAACTGGGACGACATATACTCAACCGGGGCCTGCTCCTCCTCGCCGACGACCATCTCCGGCGATCCGGCGAAAGCCGTTACAGTGGCCTCACCCTCGTGATCCCGGAAAGTCACCGCCCCCTGTTGCCCCCCTACCCGATCGACAGCCGACCCCTCAACGCCGGCCGGGGCGCGGACCCGGGACGGTTCTGGCTGAACGCGCTGTCCCTCGCGGCGAGCGGTTCGACCGTGGACGAAGAGAGCGAAACCCCGGCCGTAAATCGGTATGCGGGCCGCATCCGTTTCACGAAAGGGCGGCTGCTGCTGGCGGGGGCGGAAGTCGGCAACCGCACGGACTGGCGGGGAAATCTGACCTCGTTCTGGCTGAACTCCCGCAGCCTCGGATCCTTTCTGAGTTCGGAAGCGGCCCAGGCGGTGCGCCACATTCTGTCCCATGTTCCCCGGGGCCACGGATGTAGCCCCGAAGACCTTAGCGCCGAACTCACCCACCACGGGTTGAAAATCGACCCCAAAGCCTTCCGCCGTTTCATCGACGACGGGCTCGAAACCGGTTTTCTCGTGGCGGAAGGCAACGAGGGCGAAATGATCTGTGCCCTGGCCCCCGCCGATTCGGCGCCCGTCGCGGAGGACCCGGCCGCCCTCACGCCGTGCCCGGAAGGCCTCCGGATCCGACTCAGCCGATCGACTCCCGAAACGGTGCTTCAGTTGCTGTCGATCAGCACCGTCACCGGGTCCGGGGGGGAGATGGTCTGCAAACCCGACCTGATCCGCATCGGCCGATTGCCCGACAACCACGCCGCAGCGACCGCCCTGCGGGAGAAGTTGACGATGTCGCCGGCTTACGCCAAAGCTTTTGAACGGGTTCGGGAGGCTCGGGGCAAGACCCGGGTCCACAAGGGGGCGACCATTCTCAAGATCGCGGACCCCGTGCTGAGGGCCCAGCTGGCCCACCACCTGGGGGACGCCTTCCGGCCGCTGGGCGGGGAGTTCTTTGCCGTCCCGGAGGCGAAAGGGACGGAGGTGGAAGCCTTCGCCCGTAAACTGGGGCTGGTCCCGCGGAGGGTGCAATGAGCGAACCCGGAATCCCCCGCACCCTCGCCGCCCCGGAGATCGCCGCCTTTTCGGTGATGAAGATCGACCCCTTGAACCTCAAACGCGACATCTTCCACTTCGTCACTTTCGCCGCCCACAACCCCATCAAACGGTCCCACCGGGAGAACCTCATCCCCAAGGCCGCGGCCAAAAAAATCGCCCGCTTGCTCTCCGACCCCGAAGAAGAGGAATGGGTGGAAGACACCGATTCCGGCAGCTGGTCGGAACTGGTCGGGAACACGGCTTTGCACCTGGGGGTCGTCCACTTCGATCTCAAGGGCGTCTACGCCGGGTACAGCAGCAGCAGCGAATCGTACCCGGACAACTTCATCCGGGTCCGGGAGGAGAACTGGGCCGAGTACCTCTCAGCGCCCGCAGTCGAGAAGGAACGGAGGATCGTCGCCGCCCTCTCCGCCAAGACCCCCAACGAGTTCTTCCACCGCCCCGGACGGGTCGGCATAAACTGTTTCAGCACCTGGGGCAGCGCCACCGGCCCCGCTTCTCGCATGGACCTCCCCCGTATCCGGGGGGCCCTGCTCGAACTCCTGGCGGACCTTCCCCCCGACACCTGGTTCGAATTCCATGATTTCGTCGAGATGGTACGGCAACGAACCCCCGACCTGATCCTCGATCCGAAGACCCGGGAACCGAACAGCGAGTCGAAGCGGAAGATCAAGAATTGGGAATGGGAAAACAGGTACCCGAGGAGGTCGATCGGGAAAACACCTTATCCCGCGGTCGTCCTCGAGGGCCGCTACGAGAATTTCCAGGAGTTCCCGGCGCGCCCGGCCAACGAGCCGTATTCCTTCGGTCCGCGGAAAGGGAATAGATTCGTCGATGGCACCCCCGAAGGCTTCCACCGGGTGGAAGGGCGCTACCTCGAGCGGTTCCTCTGCCAGGTCCCCTTCCTGGCCGGGTTCGTGGACCTCGCCTTCCTCCCCGATGAGGACCGCGGCGGCCTCGAGGTGGAACCGTCCTTCGAACGGTTGCGCGCCTTCCGCCTGCGGCCCCGCCTCCGTCAGGTCCTGAAGGGGGACCCGAGCCTGAACGCGGTGAACCTGACCGTGATGCCCAACTTCGAGGTCCTGATCGACGCCCCCTCCTACCCGGAACGTGAGATGGCCGCCCTCGAGCCCTACACGGTGATGCTCCACGAAGACGCCCACACCCTGAGGCTGCGCCTGGACCGGAAGAAAGTGGTGACCCGGACCGCCCAGCTCCCGCCCGACGCCGTCCCCCTGGTCGACCTCCTGGCCCGGCTGGCCTCCCAGCCGTTGCAGGAGAACGTCCGCCACGAACTGGAGACCTGGACGGGGCACGCCCGAAAGCTGACTCTGTACGAAAACTTCGGCCTCGTGGAACTCCGCGGCGGCGGCGAGCAGGTGGCCAGGGTCGCCGACTGCCTGGGGGAACGGGTCGTCGAGAAGCTGGAGAGCGCCCTGGTGGTCCGCGACCCCGACAAGGTCATCGAGCAACTGGAGGCCGGCTTGTTTTTCCCGGAGGGCTTCCATCACGCCGGCGGCCGCTTCACGGCCCCGGACGGGGTCCTCCGGGAAGCCGGGGAGCGAACGGGACGCCCGTCTCCCCGGAAGAAGGGCCCGGCGCCGCGGGAGAAGGCGACGGTCGCCCTCGAGGACCTGGCGGGGCTCCGCTGCGCAAACCCCAGGCTGTTGAAGGCGGTGTCGGAAATTCTCCGACCGTCGGCGGACCCCTGCCAGCTCGTGGGCGACGCCCTGCTGGTGATCCCCGCTTCGGCTCTCCCCGCGGCCCGAAAGGCACTGCGCACCCTGGCGGAGCGTTTCGATGTGGAGATCTGACCTGCCCCCCACCCCGGCGGACGCCACTCGCCCCGGCGACACCCCCCGGTCGGAACGCCCCCTGGTGGTGCAAAGCGACGGCACGCTCCTGCTGGAGGTCGGCGGGGCGCAGGCCGAGGAAGCCCGCAACGCCTTGTGCGCCTTCGCCCAGATCGAAAAGTCCCCCGAGTACATCCACACCTACCGGCTCACCGCCCTTTCCCTGTGGAACGCCGCTTCCGCCGGCGTCCGCCTCCCCGACATCCTCGGCGCCCTGTCCCGGTTCAGCCGCTACCCCGTCCCGGACCTGGTCGAACGGAACATCCGGGATCAGTTCGACCGTTTCGGCCAGGTGGTGATGGTCCCCCGGGATGAGGAATTCTTGCTGCTCCGGGTGTACGATTCCCGGATCCGCCTCGAATTGCAGGGCGCCCGGGAGATGCGGGAGCATATCCAGGAGGCGACCCCCGAGGGTTTCCTGGTCCCGGTCGGCCGGCGCGGCGCGGTCAAACAGGCCCTGGTACGGTTGGCCTACCCGCCGGAAGACCTCTGCGGCTATATGGAAGGCGTCCCCCTGTCGCTGGCTCTCCGGGCGACGAGCCGCGGCGGCGCCCCCTTTGGCCTGCGCCGGTACCAGCAGGAAGCGGTGGACGCCTTCCACCACGGCGGGGGGCCCCAGGGCGGTGCCGGCGTGATCGTGCTCCCCTGCGGGGCGGGCAAGACGGTGATCGGGCTGGGCGTGATGTCCCGGCTGCGAACCTCGACCCTGATCCTGTGCACCAACACCGTGGCCGTCCACCAGTGGCGCGACGAACTCCTGGACAAGACGGACCTCGCCCCAAACCAGATCGGGGAATACACCGGCGACCGGAAGGAGATTCGTCCCATCACCCTCACCACCTACCAGATCCTTACCCACCGGGCCGCCCGGGAAGAGGAGTTCCGCCACCTCGAACTCATGCGACGCAACCAGTGGGGTCTCATCATCTACGACGAGGTCCACACCCTTCCGGCGCCGGTGTTTCGGGCCACGGCCGAGATCCAGGTCCGCCGCCGGCTGGGCCTCACCGCCACCCTGATCCGCGAGGACGGCCGGGAGGGGGACGTTTTCGCCCTGATCGGGCCGAAGAAATACGAACTGCCCTGGAAATTCCTTGAGCAGAAAGGGTATATCGCCGAGGCCGGGTGCTTCGAAATCCGGGTGGCCCTGCCGGAGGCGCTGCACGTCCCCTACGCCCTGGGGTCGAAGCGGGCCAAGTACCGACTGGCGGCGGAAAACCCCCGTAAGATCGAAATCGTCGAGGAACTGATCGAAAACAACCCCGACGACGCCATCCTGGTGATCGGCCAGTACGTGGACCAACTGGAGCGGATCGCCGGGGACCTCGGGTTCCCTCTCATCACCGGGAAAACCCCCAACGCCCGGCGGGAGCGCCTGTACCAGGAATTCCGCCAGGGGCGGCAACGGGTGCTGGTGGTCTCCAAGGTGGCCAACTTCGCCATCGACCTGCCCGACGCCTCCATGGCCATCGAGATCTCCGGGGCCTTCGGGTCGCGGCAGGAGGAGGCCCAGCGCCTTGGGCGGATCCTGCGGCCGAAAGCCCGCTCGTCCCGGTTCTACGCCGTCGTTTCCCGGGACACCGTCGAGCAGGAGTTCGGGCACCGCCGCCAGCTCTTTCTCGTGGAGCAGGGCTACCGCTACCGGATCATCGACTGGGACGCCTGACCCCCGGACAGCGCCGCTTTCTCCGCGCCGCGCACGTCCGACACGTCCAAGGACAAGGCCCCGCCGGCCCGACCTCCCCCTGGAGACCCTGTCGGAACAGGACACTCGCCTGTCTGCATCCGATGCGTGTCCCGATTCGTGCTGTTTCGCGGCAACCGGCGGAGGCTCTCCTGCTCTGTCCCTTGGGCCCTATCGGTCTTTTACGTCCTCTTGTCCTTCGACAAAGGCCTTTCTCGCGACATCGCAGGATCTGGTGGATCTTTACTCTATGATGACTTCACTGACTCTATTCCCTGTCAAACCCGCTGCCCACCGCTCAACGGGGTGTGGCAACCCGCCTTGGCCGGGATCACCAAAAGGAGATCACAGGATGAGGACCGTCTCCCCCATCGAAAAAGATTCCCGGCCGGCCCCGCAAACGTCGGGGAAGGAACCGATGACTTCAAGGCACGACGCTTTCCAACGGAAGGGGTTTCTCCTGACCGGCCTCTTCCTCCTGGTCCTGGCAGCGCCCCTCTTCGCGGGCGTGGACCGCTGGTCGAACCTCGGGCCCAACGACGGAATCAGGAACCTGGTCGCCAGTCCGGCCCCCGGAGGGGCGGCATTCGCCCTGTTCACGAACGTCGGGCTGATGAAGAGCCTCGATGGGCTGACCTGGGCCCCCATCAACACGGACACCCTGATGCGCACCTGCACCCGGCTCTATGCGGACCCCCTGGACGCCGATACCCTCTTCGCCGCGGACGACCCGGCGGCGACCCTCTACCGGAGCACCGACGGAGGTCTTTCCTGGGCACCGGTCCTCACCCTCACCCCCGTTTCAGGCTATGCTTTCGGAACCCTGCAGACCGCTCCCTCCGTACCGACTATCCGGTACATTTCCTATACTGGCTCGATCTTCCGAAGCGAGGACAGCGGTGAACACTGGACAATACTTGCCTTCAATTCCGACTCTCGCTTCTCCACCTGCCTGGCGGTCTTCCCCGACAACCCCAACCATTTCCTGACATACCGCCAGGTTTATTCGACTTTCCCGACGGGTGCCTACCTGAGCCGCTATTCGGTCTCAGAAAACCAGTTCACCGACCTCCTCAACCTCTCCTGCATGGGGTGCACGGAATACCCGGTCTGTGCCGTTCTCGACCCGGACGATCCGCTGAGGATCTTCCTGTTGACCTATATCAGTTCACCCGGCGGCCAGTACGGCCGCTTTTACTCGACCACCAACGGGGGGATCAACTGGTCAGAAAGAGTGACTTTACCCACGACCATGAACGCACTGCTGCTCGACCGCTACCAACCGAACACGCTCTACGCCGGTGGAAACAGTGCGGCGGTCAGCCGGGATGGCGGCGCCACCTGGACCACTGCTCACTCGAGTGCA
Coding sequences within it:
- a CDS encoding helicase-associated domain-containing protein yields the protein MWRSDLPPTPADATRPGDTPRSERPLVVQSDGTLLLEVGGAQAEEARNALCAFAQIEKSPEYIHTYRLTALSLWNAASAGVRLPDILGALSRFSRYPVPDLVERNIRDQFDRFGQVVMVPRDEEFLLLRVYDSRIRLELQGAREMREHIQEATPEGFLVPVGRRGAVKQALVRLAYPPEDLCGYMEGVPLSLALRATSRGGAPFGLRRYQQEAVDAFHHGGGPQGGAGVIVLPCGAGKTVIGLGVMSRLRTSTLILCTNTVAVHQWRDELLDKTDLAPNQIGEYTGDRKEIRPITLTTYQILTHRAAREEEFRHLELMRRNQWGLIIYDEVHTLPAPVFRATAEIQVRRRLGLTATLIREDGREGDVFALIGPKKYELPWKFLEQKGYIAEAGCFEIRVALPEALHVPYALGSKRAKYRLAAENPRKIEIVEELIENNPDDAILVIGQYVDQLERIAGDLGFPLITGKTPNARRERLYQEFRQGRQRVLVVSKVANFAIDLPDASMAIEISGAFGSRQEEAQRLGRILRPKARSSRFYAVVSRDTVEQEFGHRRQLFLVEQGYRYRIIDWDA